In Serratia liquefaciens ATCC 27592, the genomic stretch GACGGGGATTCTGGCATTCGCCCGGGCGAGTTGCTACGTTTACGCAATGACGCGCGAAGCGAAAGGAAAAGGGACAGACGATGTTGAAGACCATTGCGAAATTCACTGCGGTTGCTGTTTTAGCGGCAGGGCTGGCAGCCTGTGACAACAAGGACGATACCAAGCCGGAGATACCGAAGCCGGATCCCAAACCGACCGTCACGCAGCCTGCACCGCCACCGCCGGCGGTCGAAACTCCGCCAGCGACGCCCCCGGGGCTGAAAGTCTCGATGCAAAAGGGCAAGATCACCTTTGAATTGCCGCCGGGCTTTAGCGATCAGACTGAGAATAGCGGCATCGTCAACGACAGCCAGTCCACCATTCAGCGCTTCCTCGACGGGAAATCACGCCAGAGCACCGTCTCTTCCGAAGTGATCCCGCCTGACGGCATGAAGCTCAACGGCAGCGATAAAATGCTCAAGGACCTGACGCAGAGCATGCTCACCGAACTGGCCGATCGCTATCAAAATATTCGGACCACCAAAGAAGAGAATTTCACCGTCGGCAAGCAGAAGTTCCATCGGCTGGATACCGAGCAGAGCGTCAGCGGGCAGAAGGTAGTGTCTACCATCATGTTGACGGTGTTCAACAAGCGGGTGGTGACGTTGCAGATGCTGTCGCCGGCCAAAACGCCGGAAGCGCACCAGGCGCTGGTCCAGAAGATTATCGACACGCTGGCGGTGCAATAACAACGTTGTGGTTTGCAAGCGAGGGGAAGACTGATGAAGCTTATTGGCAGTTACACCAGCCCTTTTGTCCGCAAGATTTCCGTGATGCTGCTGGAAAAGGGGATGGCGTTCGAATTCGTTAACGATCCGCCGTATGAACCGGGCAGCCGGGTGGTTGAGCTGAACCCCTTGGCCAAAGTGCCGGTGCTGGTGGCCGATGATGGCGCCGTATTTTACGACTCGCGGGTGATTGCCGAATACCTCGAAATGTTGTCCGTGGCCCCGGCGTTTTTGCCTGTCGAACGCGCCGCCGCGTTGCGCATACGCCAGGTGGAAGCCTTGGCCGATGGCGTGACGGAAGCTGCCGCCACGTTGTTTCGAGAGAGCAAACGGGCGTCGGAAAAACAGGACGAAAACTGGATCTTGCGCCAGCGAAACAAGCTGACGCACGGACTGGATGCGCTGGAAAAACTGGCGCAGGAAAAAACGTTGCTCAATGCCGAAGCGCTGACGCTGGCGGATATTGCTACCGGTTGTGCGCTGGGCTACCTGAATTTCCGCCGCATCATGCCCAACTGGTGCGTCGAGCGACCGGCGCTGATCAAGCTGGCCGAGCGGCTGTTTGCCCGTGAAAGCTTTGCCCGCACCTTGCCCCCCTGATTTCCCTCACCCCGCTGCGGCGGGGTTTTACTTGATGCGAGACCTCCACACTGAAACCGAGCGACCATGAGCACTGAATCCCAGCTTCTTTACAGCCAGTTACCCGCCATCGATCGTCTGTTGCGCGATCCCGCTATCGAACCGCTGGTTACGCAGCACGGACAAACGCTGATTGGCGAGTTACTGCGTCAATTGCAACTGCAGGCGCGTGAAACCATTAAACACCACCAAAGGTTACCCGACTGGTGCGGTGACTGGGCACAGGCGCTCAGCGCGGGGCTGGAGCAATGGCAGCGTCCGGCATTGGCACCGGTATTCAACCTCAGCGGCACCGTGCTGCACACCAACCTTGGCCGGGCCCTACTGGCGCAGCCGGTAATAGAGGCGGTGACGAGTTCCATGGGCGCGGCGGTAACGTTGGAATACGATCTGGACGGTGCCGGTCGTGGTCACCGCGATCGCGCGGTGGCGGATTTATTATGCCAATTGACCGGCGCGGAAGACGCCTGCATCGTCAACAACAATGCGGCTGCGGTGCTGCTGATGCTGGCGGCGATCGCCCCCGGCAAGCAGGTGGTGGTGTCGCGTGGCGAACTGGTGGAAATTGGCGGTGCGTTCCGCATCCCTGACGTGATGCGCCAGGCCGGTTGCCAACTGGTTGAGGTCGGCACGACCAACCGCACCCACCTGAAAGATTACCGCAGCGCGATTAACGAACAGACCGGGCTGCTGATGAAGGTGCATACCAGCAATTACAGCATCCAGGGTTTTACCGCCGCGGTGGAAGAAGCCGAACTGGCGCAGCTCGGCGCAGAGCATGGCCTGCCGACCGCCACCGATCTGGGCAGCGGCTCATTGATTGATATGGCGCAATACGGTCTGCCGGCGGAACCCATGCCACAGCGGTTGCTCGCCGCCGGAGTAGATTTGGTGACGTTCTCCGGCGACAAGCTGCTCGGCGGCCCGCAGGCCGGCATCATCGTCGGCAAAAAGGCGCTGATCGCCAAGCTGCAGCAACACCCTCTGAAGCGTGCGCTACGCGTTGGCAAACTGACGCTGGCGGCGCTGGAAGCGACTTTACGACTCTATCAACAGCCCGAACTGTTGGCACAACAGCTGCCGACGCTACGGCTATTGACCCGCCCGCAGCAGGCGATGCAGGGTTCTGCCGAACGTCTGTTGCAGGTGCTGGCGCCACAGTTTGCCGGGCATTTCCAACTGCGTGCCGAACCCTGCTGGTCGCAGATTGGCAGCGGTTCGTTGCCGGTCGATCGGCTGCCCAGCTATGCGCTGACCTTTGCGCCGCTCGATGGCCGTGGCGCAACGTTGGAAGCGTTGGCAGAACGTTGGCGTCGGCTACCGCAGCCGGTGATCGGCCGAATTAACGACGGCAGGCTGTGGCTCGATCTGCGCTGTCTGGAGCAGGAAGACGCGCTGATTGAGGCCCTGAGAGAATGATTATTGCTACCGCCGGCCATGTCGATCATGGCAAAACCACCCTGCTGCAAGCGATCTCCGGGATCAATGCGGATCGCCTGCCGGAAGAAAAACGCCGTGGCATGACCATAGATCTGGGTTATGCCTACTGGCCGCAGCCCGATGGCCGGGTGTTGGGCTTTATCGACGTGCCGGGACACGAGAAATTCCTCGCCAATATGCTGGCGGGCGTTGGCGGCATCGACCATGCCTTGCTGGTGGTGGCCTGCGACGATGGCGTGATGGCGCAAACGCGCGAGCACCTGGCGATACTGCGATTGAGCGGGCGTCCGGCGCTGACGGTGGCCTTGACCAAAGCCGATCGGGTGGATGAAGCGCGTGTCGAAGAGGTTCGACAGCAGCTTGACGAGGAGCTGACGCGCCAGGGTTGGCAACAGGCACCGGTGTTTGTCACCGCCGCGCCGCAGTCGCAGGGAATCGACGCACTGCGCGCGCATTTGCTGGCGCTGCGGCCTGACGAACATGCGGTAACGCGCCGCTTCCGCCTGGCGGTGGATCGCGCGTTCAGCGTGAAAGGCGCTGGTTTGGTAGTGACCGGTACCGCACTGGGTGGCCAGGTGGCGGTAGGCGACACGCTGTGGCTGACCGGCGCCGACGTGCCGGTGCGGGTTCGCGGTTTGCACGCGCAAAACCAACCGGTTGAGCAAGCGCAGGCTGGACAGCGTATTGCGTTGAATATTAGCGGTGACGTCAGCAAAGATCAGGTCGCACGCGGCGATTGGTTGCTGGCGCAAAAGCCCCCGATCGCCGCCGAGCGAATTCTGGTGGCGTTGGATAAGGATTTGCCGATAAAGCACTGGCAGCCGCTGCATTTACATCATGCCGCCAGCCATATTACCGGGCGAGTTTCGTTGCTCAGTGATGGGCTGGCGG encodes the following:
- a CDS encoding DcrB-related protein translates to MLKTIAKFTAVAVLAAGLAACDNKDDTKPEIPKPDPKPTVTQPAPPPPAVETPPATPPGLKVSMQKGKITFELPPGFSDQTENSGIVNDSQSTIQRFLDGKSRQSTVSSEVIPPDGMKLNGSDKMLKDLTQSMLTELADRYQNIRTTKEENFTVGKQKFHRLDTEQSVSGQKVVSTIMLTVFNKRVVTLQMLSPAKTPEAHQALVQKIIDTLAVQ
- a CDS encoding glutathione S-transferase, which translates into the protein MKLIGSYTSPFVRKISVMLLEKGMAFEFVNDPPYEPGSRVVELNPLAKVPVLVADDGAVFYDSRVIAEYLEMLSVAPAFLPVERAAALRIRQVEALADGVTEAAATLFRESKRASEKQDENWILRQRNKLTHGLDALEKLAQEKTLLNAEALTLADIATGCALGYLNFRRIMPNWCVERPALIKLAERLFARESFARTLPP
- the selA gene encoding L-seryl-tRNA(Sec) selenium transferase, which produces MSTESQLLYSQLPAIDRLLRDPAIEPLVTQHGQTLIGELLRQLQLQARETIKHHQRLPDWCGDWAQALSAGLEQWQRPALAPVFNLSGTVLHTNLGRALLAQPVIEAVTSSMGAAVTLEYDLDGAGRGHRDRAVADLLCQLTGAEDACIVNNNAAAVLLMLAAIAPGKQVVVSRGELVEIGGAFRIPDVMRQAGCQLVEVGTTNRTHLKDYRSAINEQTGLLMKVHTSNYSIQGFTAAVEEAELAQLGAEHGLPTATDLGSGSLIDMAQYGLPAEPMPQRLLAAGVDLVTFSGDKLLGGPQAGIIVGKKALIAKLQQHPLKRALRVGKLTLAALEATLRLYQQPELLAQQLPTLRLLTRPQQAMQGSAERLLQVLAPQFAGHFQLRAEPCWSQIGSGSLPVDRLPSYALTFAPLDGRGATLEALAERWRRLPQPVIGRINDGRLWLDLRCLEQEDALIEALRE